CTTCATGACATACTTTTTATTATTCTTTttaaatagcgcctctcaagacttCCAGGTTACTGGTAACTAAACCTATGAACCACTGAAGTTAGAGTAAGTAATCAATGCATCTGTCACTTCCTCCCCACCTAACATGTATGGGAATGAGTGAAAGGGTCAAAATACAGAAAGTAGTCTCAGCTGTAATAAGTTCACAttcagttttgtttttgtggaaGTTGCAACTTGGTGTGCAAAAGATGTGTAGTTAATCGTATCTGCATCAAAATATTCTGTCTGATCACCATACTCTGTCAGATTGGCATATGCATATCACAGCGTATGTCTGTCTGACCGCACACATTTACTGTCAGATCGTCACATATTTCTTAAGCTGTTTGACTTTTTGGTGTGCCAGTTTACGTGTCAGATCATCACACACTTTGTTTAGCAACCGTATGATACCCCAATGGGCGGCTGTTCTGTCCAGTCTTCTTTGTCAATATTTTGTGTATTTCTCAACTCCAAGCTGGGAGGGCTTGACTGAAGCTCTTAGATGTAATCAATTCACAAGAAGGATGCTCACCAGATGCAGAGGTTGATTAGATTTGACAAACGGTTTCTACTTCTGGATCAGTCGCATCTGGAAGTGCTTGGCGGGGGATTGAGTAATGCAAGAACTCAAAGAGCAGAAGGGAAGGAGAATGAGTTGTGAAGCTGCAGATCGAAACTGAAACACCAAGACAAACTGCTGATTTAGTGCTTCATGCCGGATACTgcagaggagagcaggaggtagcAGAGGAAACACCTGCTGCAGAGCCGTTTGCAGACTGAAGTGTTGCATGTTGGAACAATGAGCACAGAAAACTTCCTAATCAAATAGATAACTCTGCTGAATGCTGATCTGTTACACTTGTTCTCTGCTtcatattacagggtatccgcgggtccttaaagtcttaaaaagtcttaaatttgcttttctaaatttaaggccttaaaaatccttaaaaatgacaaataatccttaaatacagtttccaaaggtcttaaattaccaaagacccaataaacaagaatttctagttggtgttcagcattttttgtgtatgatgttggtgtaagcggaactgtacacattcaaTTGGTTGTAAAagagggctatttttagatgagcacattagctggttaagctagtgggggcttgcgccatggggaagtgcaagtttaatggtaactgggtgggTAATTCCACGCTTGCGACATGGTTAGcaacggttccaggcaatagctggaaattatagcttaaatttaataaaaaaaaatagcttaaatttggtcaaaatggccttaaaaaggtcttaaaaagtcttaaatttggctcccttaaacctgcagataccctgtattagACTGTTCCCCTAAAGCTTCATTATTGTGTTTTCTTAGTATCCGTCTGTATAAACAGTAGACACACATTGTGTTTTGTCTGCTTGCTGGCTCTCAGTAACGGCTTTGCTTAGGCTGATGGAAGCAGTAGAAGGTTATTTAGTTGTTATGACGGTCGCTGTCTTCCTGTATTTACCTTCTCCAAACCATGCAGTGCCTCACATCAAGTCTAATCAACGATCATCCTTTTCATCCTTTATTCACTAAGTGCCAGAGTTTAGAACCACATCAACTTGTGTTGAGAAGTAATGAGGGTTTACGTCTTTTTTTTTAGTTAGTCTGGCGTCGTGCATCTGATGTTACACTCAGGAAAAAATGTAGAATCTCAATTTCAAATTGTATTTGTGCAACATATGTTTTTATTCTAAGCATCCCATATCTGTTGAGTTTGTAGTAAGTTTCAGCAACCAGATATAAAACGTCTTTATTAAACGTGCTTTAAAAAGTGAAATCCGGATGATCGCACGTGTCCCTCACAGGAAACGGATGACTGCTGATAAGGAGGGAATCGTGATCACTTCAGACCCCGAAGCAGTTGATGGGAAGGTTCACGTCAGCGTGACTCTCCAGCAGCCGTTCGTCGTGACGTTCCACATTGAGAACAAGGGAACGGACTTCATTCACTTCACCAACTACACTGTCCTCGACAGGATTCGCATTTTCACCTTTAAGGATGAAAGAAGGGTGACAAAAGCCTCTCCCCTGTTCCTCTGTCCTGGTTAGTCCACAAGCATCTACCTTTTAAAACACAAACCGAGGTCAGCGGTTACATATTCTTCTCTCTCCACCTTCCTGCAGGGGAGCGCTACGATGTTGTGGCCCATTGCACGCTCAAGCATTACGGATACTTCCCTGCCACGATCTTCTTCGAGTTTCAGCTGGACCGGCCGGAGCCGATGACCGTTTGTGTCATCAGGGAGATAAATGCTGTGGTCCAGACAACGCTGGCTGCAGAGCTGGGTCCCGTAGCGCCCTATAAACCGTTCCGGGTGATTAGATCTAAACCTGCTTTTTCTCAGATCGTGGAGGGAGTTCCACCTCCAAGGTAAATCGTTACAACTCTCAGCACCTGAATGCAACATTAACCTAATATCTACAAATATCCCATCATGCTTATGTCAGAAGTGATATTTGGTGATTTGATTCTCATGAAGTAGGTTTGTTTTTCTTCTCTTAGTTCTGCCGTCCAGCAAATGCAAACCGTCATTAAGCTAGGAAACTACAAATGCCCTCACCACATTAAAGAACTAGCAAAACAAAGGGTGGACCCTAAAGACCTCTCTCCATCAGCCAAACAGAACTTTGCACCGGTCATGTAAGAAATCATCCTAATTTATTACGGTTAAACATTCTATTTTTGGTCATAGAGGTGCAGGTTATGAAATAAAGCTCCTGTTTGTGCACTCAGGAAGCTTCTAGGGTCTTCTTTAGATATGAAGAACTACGCCCGTCGATTCCACCTGCTGCTGCACCTGGAAGAGGCCCAGATGGAAGTAGACATCCAAAACTATGACCTCCAcaatcaaaccatgacccaagatCCGACCAACAAGAATCTCCTCGTAATAaaagtaagaaaagaaacagaacgGGCTTTTGTAAATTTTGTTTTGGGCTGCTCAACATCTTTCTCATCAAACAGGTCCCCGGCGTTGCAGAAAATCGTCCATCTGTGCTCCGAGGAGACTGTCTGAAAGTGACTCGATGTGACGATAAGAGCATTGTTTACAAGGGGTTGGTTCATAAAGTTGAGCTGGACAGGGTGAAGCTGGGCTTCTCTAAAAAGTAAGACCTGGAGGAAGGATACTGGACCATTGACGTCTCAGAACCTAACACCCACCTTTCTCATGTCCTTATGTCAGGTTGTTGGAGTGTTTTATCACAAATATGAAGTTCGACGTGGAGTTCACCCTCAACAAGTTGACCTTGAATCTGCAGCATCGAGCGGTCGACCTGGCAGAAAAACACCAGCTCAGGGCGGTTCTGTTTCCTTCTGGTGCTGCGGTTTCCAGCGTTTCCCTCCCAGAACTCAGGTCTGCAAAGCATTTGCTGTTTTTCTCAGTTGTAGATGGACTTAAATACACAGAAAACAAAGGAGTAAATGCATTTATTGTTTTAGTTTTATGAGAAATAAAATACACTCGTGCATTTTTCTCCAGAATGTTCAACCGTCAGCTGGAAAAAAACCCGGAGCAGAGTCGTGCTGTTCGTCAGATCGTAGCCGGATCATCAAAACCGGCTCCTTACATCATCTTTGGGCCTCCGGGAACTGGAAAGACAGTCACTGTGGTTGAAGCTATAATTCAGGTACAAGGTGGTTGTAAAGCGAATTTTTTTACAGCTTCAAATCCGAGTCTTTCGGCTGGCTGTGGTGGTCGCTGTTTTAGAATTTGTTCTTTAATCTGACCGCCGTGAGCTTGTTTCGATCCTTTGGTGAAATGTTGCTTTGCAGGTCAACAGAACAGATCCATCGGCCCACATCCTCGCCTGTGCACCTTCAAACACCGCAGCTGATCTGCTCTGTGAGAGGCTGAGAGTTCACATGAACTCCCACCAGCTGTACCGCATGTACGCCAGCAGCCTAAACCCAAGCAGCATTCTCAAGACTCTGCTGGTGAGCCTTGGCGCCATGTTTACAATTGGTGTGAGCCGAATTTGTAGATGCAGCCAAATGTTTTTACAATGTGATCTTttagaagaaataaataaaaagacaattttTTGTCCTGATTGCGTGAATGTGCAGGggctttttaaactttattttcctttttcttaGAAACACTGTAATTGGGACGAGAAACAAGATTGTTTTGTGTTTCCTGAGAAGGAAGTGTTAATGAAATACAAAGTCATAGTGACCACTCTGTACACAGCTGGAAGGTAAGAAGTTTCTCACATTTGTAatgtgtttttatcttgtttttaaatgttgtgtAAACGTTTTTCTCGACTAAAATGGGTTTTTTCTCAGACTTGTGACTGGAGGGGTCCGATGTGGCCATTTCACACATGTGTTTGTCGATGAAGCGGGTCAAGCTGAAGAACCTCAGTGTCTCATTGCTGTTGCAGGTAGTTACTGAAGCATTAATTAAACTATTTTCCTCTTGGGAAAAGTTTTAACCCAGAAATAGAAAAGATTTGCATTTGATTTTCAGGTAGAATAGGCCAAGCCTTGTTGAAATCAAGGCAGATATTAAAAATGGCAtttagaattattattattattatccatccattttcatctgcttatccggagttgggtcgcgggggcagtagtctaaggcgagaggcccagacttccctctccccagccacttgggccagctcctctggaggaatcccaaggcgttccctggccaggtgagggacgtagtccctccaccgtgtcctgggtctacctttaagtGTCCTCCCGgtcggacgtgcccggaaaacctcaccagggaggcatccaggaggcatcctgaccagatgctcgagccacctcaactggcttctctcgatgtggaggagcagcgggtctactccgagcccctaccgaatgaccgagcttcttaccctatctctaagggagagcccagccactcttcggagaaaactcattttggccgcttgtatccgcaatctcgttctttcggtcactacccaaagctcatgaccataggtaagggtaggaacgtagatcgaccggtaaatcgagagcttcgccttctgactcagctctctcttcaccacgacaggccggtacaatgcccacatcactgcagatgcagcaccaatccgcctaacgatctcatgctccagttttccctcactcgtgaaaaagaccccgagatacttaaactcctccacttggggcaggacctcatccctgacctggagaaggcattctacccttttcagaatcaataccatgatctcagatttagaggagctgattctcatcccagctgcttcacactcggctgcgaaccgctccagcaaaagctgaagatcacgttctgatgaagccaacaggaccacattgtTGCAAGCCCCCGCATGCCAGAACCACAGGAGGTAATAAAGGAGGTCACAAAGGAAGAGTTCACAATGAGAGAGGTCACAAGGGAAGCAAAGATAAGCGGGAGCCTGCTGATGCGAGTGGAATCGAGGCAGGTGAAAAcgagaggaactgaaggaagcgtCACAGGATGTGAAGTCCTCCTTGGGGAAGTTTGAACTTTGGGTGAACCTGAAACCATCTTGCAAATTATAATTATCACATTTAGGGATGGGTatttttgacatttgaatcgatttggtactaattcctggtacctaggaatcgataccggtacttagcggtaccaattttcgatacttttgagtgtttattattttaattctcttttataattaaatatatatttttctcaatgtataacaatatttgataaatatcacaataaataacattctaCTGTTTGTATttaaacatcgtccttgtagttttataagctgataattaaactgaagcaaacatctttactgtgaactaaatttactgtgtatcttcattccttttgccgttttttttcatttgatttttcccactgggaagttagaatttccgaggagaaagcgaacgcaccattagctgataacaacggtggcaatggaagctaacatatcaagctaacgttatcttaaaacagtttatttagctgctggtgcagattaaaacgatgatgcctcacacttagatctttgtcactggtttcatcttcacccaatcacccgttgcatttagtaaagtgaagccaaactttagagcgggttcatgttcttctagtcggaaattcgaagttccgaggagaaagcgaacgcaccattagcgaaacggatgctaacatatcaagctaacgttatcttaaacattttatttacctaccagaggagattcagatgaggatgtctcacttagatctttgtcgctggtttcatcatcacccagttacccatcacatttagtgaagttagCCCAAGCTTTAGCATGTATTCTtagtaccatgctgctctgtttacaactggctcgcagcgagcgatgacataacgctcttgcgcatgcgcagctgtcttggcaagttctcgttatgaaggacgggtactgaaacgaggcaccgtttgaaattacgTGAATTGGTGCTcgttcggtactatggaattcggtaggtaccttaaaaagtaccgaattcggtacccatccctaacacaTTGTTTTGCTGTCTAGTGATTGACTTGATATATGTAACGCAAATTTCTTCACTCTGAAAAGTGCTTGCAAAATGAAAATGCTATACAATGGAAAATGCTTTGCTTTGCAGGTTTTAGAATCATATATAAGAGCAGTTAGAAGAAGTTAGAAACACAACGACGACAAGTGAGACGACGAGTAGAATTTGTTCTTAGGGAGAGATTTAGAAGCAGCATCCTTGTAAGGGGATATTTAGTCTTAGCTTTAcgctttttgcattttttaattttgaaataaaatttttggaaaaagaatcctcgttctcaaTTCTTAAAGTACTCTTAACCCTTTGAGTGGGGGCTCCGACCAGATCTAGCAGAAGAGGTAAGCCACCTTATTTGCTTGTGCCTGTACTCCAGGACTTGTAACAGGTTGTGACAGATGagaaaagataccttaggtaaTGAGAGCTTAGTCTCTCCTCCTCCCTAGGGTAGCGGGACATCCTAAGGGTAATAAACCAAAATGGTTAGTTGGGTCAAACAGTCTCTGTTCTGCACATGTGAAAAAGTCTgtttagcgtgggaaggaaccatttcaaagggtggctcaattagattaattgataaatccatgTTAGACTGATCAACTAAcgggaatcattttctagttaccaccgccaACATTGCTGACAGGTgcaaattaatcctgataggacccaaataatagtcagCTGTGTTGGCCTCCAGTAACCCTCGCCCTAGTACTCAAAACCACTGAGTAACAGGAACCTACAAGGAGGGTGTGTTGTCACAGGAGAGCAAGTATGGTTATTCCATTCCACCTCAAAATAGAAAACAAGttctaattagggagtccaaaccagggtctgtacaataaaactcaccgcgACCTCAACTTCCCTGAAAAAGCAGCGTATTCTAATGGAACCACTAAGTGGACGCTCGCtacaacatcatctgcaaaatgcagagacctgatcatcaggccaccaaaacggatgccctccacaccttggctccacctagaaatcctgtccaaaaaggttatgaacagaatcggtgacaaagggcagccttggcggagtccaactcttactgggaacgagcttgacttactgccggcaatgaggACCAAGCTCTGATGCtgatcatacagggacctaacagcccgtatcagagggcctggtaccccatactcctggagtaccactGGGCCacccgagggacgcagtcaaacgccttctccaatccacaaaacacttgtagactggttgggcaaattcccatgcaccctccaggatccccttaagggtatagagctggtccagtgttccacggccaggacgaaaaccacattgctcctcctgaatctgaggttcaacaatccaacggaccctcctatccagaacccctgaatagaccttaccaggaagtctcaggggtgtgatccccctgtagttggaacacaccctgcggtccccccttttaaataaggggaccaccaccccagtctgccagtccagtgggacttcccccgatgtccacgcgatattgcagagctgcatcagccaccaagtttggtccaagtactcgatttagtgtttttcgcacacgtttggagaatgatgccccgtcgcccttttcaccgattgccttcaaacttctgctatacactcttaagacatagtctAAAATTTttcaccgtcggatttttcaaaagttggaaggtgtgggcgtggctaagcctcaaactttgacctgtcgccatgccacttttttcacagctccctattggacttcttttacccaatcaccaggaat
This sequence is a window from Nothobranchius furzeri strain GRZ-AD chromosome 3, NfurGRZ-RIMD1, whole genome shotgun sequence. Protein-coding genes within it:
- the mov10a gene encoding putative helicase mov-10-B.1, coding for MPKSLKHSLEAGLGFIDFLGDRISNKSKQQLREIYNNEFRNREGGKHPNFSNVLYALFKFNIVVTKKGRFYRTANPPVRVKQQGASLQQQQPHNQRNGGQKTHARGTPPALTSRKERAAELLMMVKTSRKRMTADKEGIVITSDPEAVDGKVHVSVTLQQPFVVTFHIENKGTDFIHFTNYTVLDRIRIFTFKDERRVTKASPLFLCPGERYDVVAHCTLKHYGYFPATIFFEFQLDRPEPMTVCVIREINAVVQTTLAAELGPVAPYKPFRVIRSKPAFSQIVEGVPPPSSAVQQMQTVIKLGNYKCPHHIKELAKQRVDPKDLSPSAKQNFAPVMKLLGSSLDMKNYARRFHLLLHLEEAQMEVDIQNYDLHNQTMTQDPTNKNLLVIKVPGVAENRPSVLRGDCLKVTRCDDKSIVYKGLVHKVELDRVKLGFSKKLLECFITNMKFDVEFTLNKLTLNLQHRAVDLAEKHQLRAVLFPSGAAVSSVSLPELRMFNRQLEKNPEQSRAVRQIVAGSSKPAPYIIFGPPGTGKTVTVVEAIIQVNRTDPSAHILACAPSNTAADLLCERLRVHMNSHQLYRMYASSLNPSSILKTLLKHCNWDEKQDCFVFPEKEVLMKYKVIVTTLYTAGRLVTGGVRCGHFTHVFVDEAGQAEEPQCLIAVAGLLCAEKGQLVLAGDHKQLGPIIRSSLAMQRGYGLSLLERLMQQELYTGLESFYVTKLLQNYRSHEAILKVPNEEFYNKELQVLADKMERETYCQWEALPKKGFPVIFHGVLGKDEREANSPSFFNVSEIDVLMMYLQKLKETQGKKGLPKLSTKDIGIITPYRKQVEKIKKALKSVKTLSQWDLKELKVGSVEEFQGQERKIIMVSTVRSSSNHIKMDKEFNIGFLSNEKRFNVALTRAKSLLIVVGNPVILRKDPVWKKFITYCVDMKGYVGFDLKDAEEEEDVFVAKLASLRIINSECPEDDASNFLQFVSPEWKNEL